The Desulfonatronovibrio magnus genomic interval AAAGAGATATTTGGCTCCAAGAGGAGGCCCCCCGGGGGGCCTCCTCTTGGCCCTCCCTCAAAATTCATCCAAGGCGACATCTATCCTGACACATGGGGCTTGTTTGTTCAACGGAACCGTCAACGGTCAAACATCGCTGGCAGAAGAGTCAACTTAATCTACCTGATTCACGCATATCCTCAAAATGAGCATTGAAGGAATCTAATACACACTACTCAGCAGACGGTTTAGTCATACGTGACTTATTTCGAGCGTTCGAATATACACTCAGGGCAGTAACAGTGACCAAAATCAGTCCCATGCCGAAAATCTGCGGGGAGGCCAGGGTTTCATTTAAAATCAGAACCCCGAATAGAGAAGCAGTGGCTGGCTCGACCATCGCCACAATAGATGCTACAGTCGGTGTGGTATGTTTCAGGCCGATGATATAGAGAATAAACGACAAGCCGGTGCCAAACAGCCCCAAGGCCACGAACAGCGGCCAACTCGGAGCTTTCAGCACTGCCAGGGCTTGATCGGCATCGCTTAGCCACATAAGTATTACTGTGAGTACAGCTAAGGCTATCACAAGGATCCCTTGCGGGCTGCCGTGGGGAGCAGCATACTTAAATCCGAAGATGAATACCGCATAGGACAGGCCGGAAAGCAGCCCGGCAGCGGCGGCGATGGGTGTAACCTCTCCCGCTCCGCCCTTGTAAATGCCTGTGAGCAACACCACTCCAAACATCACCATAGCGATAGCAGCCCACTTGAACAGAGCCGGTTTTTCAAGCTTAAGTGTGAAGGACAGGAGATAGACGAACACCGGGGCACAGTACATCAGGGTCACCGCAACCGCGACACTGCCCTCTGCGATGCTTATTAAATAAAATGCCAGGTTGCCAGCTACGCCCACACCGGCAATCGTAGACCAGAACCACAGTCGGCCACTTGTTAGACCGCTGCCGTGCGGAC includes:
- a CDS encoding DMT family transporter, with product MKQNGLLSTTFVALAALCWGLSGGIAGILTAQGWDPVVVSFYWGAIGFLFVIVWLSIRPHGSGLTSGRLWFWSTIAGVGVAGNLAFYLISIAEGSVAVAVTLMYCAPVFVYLLSFTLKLEKPALFKWAAIAMVMFGVVLLTGIYKGGAGEVTPIAAAAGLLSGLSYAVFIFGFKYAAPHGSPQGILVIALAVLTVILMWLSDADQALAVLKAPSWPLFVALGLFGTGLSFILYIIGLKHTTPTVASIVAMVEPATASLFGVLILNETLASPQIFGMGLILVTVTALSVYSNARNKSRMTKPSAE